In Phenylobacterium zucineum HLK1, one DNA window encodes the following:
- a CDS encoding TonB-dependent receptor domain-containing protein produces MTKLHRPLAGLLLCTTALMAPGLVQAQTSGQEVEEIVVRGKYIPEVMRETSEVASIVTPEDLVRQGDDTAAAALTRLAGLSVVSGRFVYVRGLGERYSSALLNGSPLPSPEPLQRVVPLDLFPSNVLAGVNVQKTYSPNLPGEFGGGLIDLRTIDTPDDPFVSLGFSVGMNDETTLKRGLTYYGGDSDRLGIDDGTRELPAAIRRGIETGKRIDAANFGSDELTRMGRSFQNANINLLQSTNDVPFNGSVDFAAGTSFAMDWGTLGVVTVLGYDSGWSTRDAIQQEGVVNLDGLAVQEDLRSFSTQNDVVINGLTSVALELDHHTFKWTNFYVRNVTKETRSVEGESARASNYIRDDWTSWYQRELIDTQLTGAHRFGDLEIDWRGSYARTEREVPYERQVRYRRVDDVFLHNPQSDANFIRFSELEDKAAGAGVDVRYRLANDYVADLTLSAGYAWYDNERFSDSRAFRFTMNSTPSVAFQMQRVDFLYSDFNIGPDGLILREVTGSDGAAAYEASLTTHAGYVQAEGEIFPAVRATVGARYESGKQFVRAIDLFATTQDAGHELENDYLLPAATVTWNFAEDQQLRFGASKTIARPQFREQAPQLYLDPESDRTFIGNPFLEDSELINLDARYERYFDRGQFATAGVFYKQIDRPIESVVNESGSGLQQSFLNAPEAVLYGFEAEFKKFFEPQIDIAGLAGLRWLVSANYTYTKAEVKVDEGDVVYPRTNLGQPAPAANFVIDGSPLQGQSKHLANVQVGFETEDGMTQATLLANYASKRVTARGQAGAPDFVQEPGVMLDFTFRHRFELWAQEFTFGVEARNLLGEEFDEYQKRNGDEIKLNNYELGRSVSVSLSARF; encoded by the coding sequence ATGACCAAGCTCCACCGCCCGCTCGCCGGGCTGCTGCTCTGCACCACCGCGCTGATGGCGCCCGGCCTGGTCCAGGCCCAGACCTCCGGCCAGGAGGTCGAGGAGATCGTGGTCCGGGGCAAGTACATCCCCGAGGTCATGCGCGAGACCTCCGAGGTGGCCTCGATCGTCACCCCCGAGGACCTGGTCCGGCAGGGCGACGACACGGCGGCCGCGGCCCTGACGCGCCTCGCCGGCCTGAGCGTCGTAAGCGGCCGGTTCGTCTACGTGCGGGGCCTCGGCGAGCGCTACTCCTCGGCCCTGCTGAACGGCTCGCCGCTGCCCAGCCCCGAGCCGCTGCAGCGGGTCGTCCCGCTGGACCTCTTCCCGTCGAACGTGCTGGCGGGCGTCAACGTCCAGAAGACCTATTCCCCGAACCTGCCGGGCGAGTTCGGCGGCGGCCTGATCGACCTTCGCACCATCGACACGCCCGACGATCCGTTCGTCTCCCTGGGCTTCAGCGTCGGGATGAACGACGAGACCACGCTGAAGCGCGGGCTCACCTACTACGGCGGCGACAGCGACCGGCTGGGGATCGACGACGGCACGCGCGAGCTGCCCGCCGCCATCCGCCGCGGCATCGAGACCGGAAAGCGGATCGACGCGGCCAACTTCGGCTCGGACGAGCTGACGCGGATGGGCCGCAGCTTCCAGAACGCCAACATCAACCTGCTGCAGTCGACCAACGACGTGCCCTTCAACGGCAGCGTCGACTTCGCCGCCGGCACGTCCTTCGCCATGGACTGGGGCACGCTGGGCGTGGTGACGGTGCTGGGCTACGACTCCGGCTGGTCCACCCGCGACGCCATCCAGCAGGAGGGCGTGGTCAACCTGGACGGCCTGGCGGTGCAGGAGGACCTGCGCTCGTTCTCGACCCAGAACGACGTCGTCATCAACGGCCTGACCAGCGTCGCGCTGGAGCTCGACCACCACACCTTCAAGTGGACCAACTTCTACGTCCGCAACGTGACCAAGGAGACCCGCTCGGTCGAAGGCGAGAGCGCCCGGGCCTCGAACTACATCCGCGACGACTGGACGAGCTGGTACCAGCGCGAGCTGATCGACACCCAGCTGACCGGCGCGCACCGCTTCGGCGACCTGGAGATCGACTGGCGCGGCTCGTACGCCCGCACCGAGCGCGAGGTGCCCTACGAGCGACAGGTCCGCTATCGCCGGGTGGACGACGTGTTCCTGCACAACCCGCAGTCCGACGCCAACTTCATCCGGTTCAGCGAGCTGGAGGACAAGGCCGCCGGCGCCGGGGTGGACGTGCGCTACCGCCTGGCGAACGACTACGTCGCCGACCTGACCCTCTCGGCGGGCTACGCGTGGTACGACAACGAGCGGTTCTCGGACAGCCGGGCCTTCCGGTTCACGATGAACTCGACGCCCTCCGTCGCCTTCCAGATGCAGCGCGTCGACTTCCTCTACTCGGACTTCAACATCGGCCCCGACGGGCTGATCCTGCGCGAGGTGACAGGCTCGGACGGCGCGGCCGCCTACGAGGCCAGCCTCACGACCCATGCCGGCTACGTGCAGGCCGAGGGCGAGATCTTCCCGGCGGTCCGCGCCACGGTCGGCGCCCGCTACGAGAGCGGCAAGCAGTTCGTCCGCGCGATCGACCTCTTCGCGACGACGCAGGACGCGGGGCACGAGCTGGAGAACGACTACCTGCTGCCCGCCGCGACGGTGACCTGGAACTTCGCCGAGGACCAGCAGCTGCGCTTCGGCGCCTCGAAGACCATCGCCCGGCCGCAGTTCCGCGAGCAGGCGCCGCAGCTCTACCTCGACCCCGAGTCGGACCGCACCTTCATCGGCAACCCGTTCCTTGAGGACAGCGAGCTGATCAACCTGGACGCCCGCTACGAGCGCTACTTCGACCGCGGCCAGTTCGCGACGGCGGGGGTCTTCTACAAACAGATCGACCGGCCGATCGAATCCGTCGTGAACGAGTCCGGCTCGGGCCTGCAGCAGAGCTTCCTGAACGCGCCGGAGGCGGTGCTCTACGGCTTCGAGGCCGAGTTCAAGAAGTTCTTCGAGCCGCAGATCGACATCGCGGGCCTGGCCGGCCTGCGCTGGCTGGTGTCGGCCAACTACACCTACACCAAGGCCGAGGTGAAGGTGGACGAGGGCGACGTGGTCTATCCGCGGACCAATCTCGGCCAGCCCGCGCCCGCGGCCAACTTCGTGATCGACGGCAGCCCGCTGCAGGGCCAGTCCAAGCACCTGGCCAACGTGCAGGTCGGCTTCGAGACCGAGGACGGCATGACCCAGGCGACCCTGCTCGCCAATTACGCCAGCAAGCGGGTCACCGCCCGCGGCCAGGCGGGCGCGCCGGACTTCGTGCAGGAGCCGGGCGTGATGCTCGACTTCACCTTCCGCCACCGCTTCGAGCTGTGGGCGCAGGAGTTCACCTTCGGCGTCGAGGCGCGCAACCTGCTGGGCGAGGAGTTCGACGAATACCAGAAGCGCAACGGCGACGAGATCAAGCTCAACAACTACGAGCTGGGCCGCAGCGTCTCGGTGAGCCTCTCGGCCCGCTTCTGA
- a CDS encoding type II secretion system protein N: protein MKPTLQALGAVRPRTVLTAVEIALAAGLAVQAARLTWALATPTGPLGPPVASKPATTSRGDLRADLSILAQFDPFFRLPAGAAPADGAPAASGGLTLYGVRALAGGRGSAILGSEGQQRAYEVGQEVEPGLVLTAVAADHVILSRGGSRQRVGFPRPAPGAAVLPMQAPVVAPATLDGGAVNVERLLEQTTLLPRLRDGQPAGYQVIPRGPGDALRAAGLQRGDVLLAVDGVVLTPERVSQLREELSQGSGAELRFERNGQIMTTRIRTTAP, encoded by the coding sequence TTGAAGCCCACACTCCAGGCCCTGGGCGCGGTTCGGCCGCGCACCGTCCTGACAGCGGTCGAGATCGCGCTGGCGGCCGGCCTGGCCGTGCAGGCCGCGCGCCTCACCTGGGCGCTGGCGACGCCCACCGGTCCGCTGGGACCGCCCGTCGCCTCGAAGCCCGCGACCACGTCCCGAGGAGACCTTCGGGCGGACCTTTCGATCCTGGCGCAGTTCGACCCCTTCTTCCGGCTCCCGGCGGGCGCCGCGCCCGCGGACGGGGCCCCCGCCGCGTCCGGCGGCCTCACCCTCTACGGCGTGCGCGCGCTGGCGGGCGGCCGCGGCTCGGCCATCCTGGGCTCGGAGGGACAGCAGCGGGCCTACGAGGTCGGCCAGGAGGTCGAGCCGGGGCTGGTGCTCACCGCCGTCGCCGCCGACCACGTGATCCTCAGTCGCGGCGGGAGCCGGCAGCGGGTGGGCTTCCCCAGGCCCGCGCCCGGCGCGGCGGTCCTGCCGATGCAGGCGCCCGTCGTGGCCCCGGCCACCCTCGACGGCGGGGCGGTGAACGTCGAGCGGCTGCTGGAGCAGACCACGCTTCTGCCGCGCCTGCGGGACGGCCAGCCGGCCGGCTACCAGGTGATCCCCCGCGGACCGGGCGATGCGCTGCGCGCCGCCGGCCTGCAGCGCGGCGATGTCCTGCTGGCCGTCGACGGCGTGGTGCTCACGCCCGAGCGGGTCAGCCAGCTCCGTGAGGAGCTCTCCCAAGGCTCCGGCGCCGAGCTGCGCTTCGAACGGAACGGCCAGATCATGACCACCCGCATCCGGACCACCGCCCCGTGA
- the gspD gene encoding type II secretion system secretin GspD: MRRLLAAGLLASAMTATLPPPALAQAQAQTQGQTQALNLQDADIRVFIQDVARATGRTFIIDPRVQGKVSVASQEPLSRAELFDVLMSTLRANGLVAIPAGSGAYRIAPEEGAAAQPATLGAEAGYGFATQVFRLRNLDAASAAETLKPLVGRQGAIQAIPRGNMLVVADYGDNLRRIRSLLSQIDQDRGITETVTLKSSSAREIAGVLNDLLKAPGADPAARNGVVSIIVVDSSNSIILRGEPDAVRPLLALVADLDRRAESAGDVRVVQLQHANAEQLVPVLQQLVGQTPSPSAGPAATRRGEAPASPEPAATPTAAGQARANIARYPGANAIVIAADPETQRMLAEVIRQLDVRRRQVLVEAIVVEVSDEAAKRLGVQFALAGINGSAIPFTATSYSNSAPNLPAVIGAVAAEKNLPDDDATKALLRDAAVRSLLAANGALIGGGGQIGDDALFGLVINAVKSDTASNLLSTPSVMTLDNQPATILVGQEVPITTGESLGANNENPFRTIARQNVGVQLEVTPQINAGGTITLFLRQEVSAVAGPISANFTELVLNKREIETTVNVDDGEIIVLGGLLSQDERASVEKTPVLGDIPGLGALFRGTNKAKTKTNLMVFIRPKIVGDAAGARAVTGPKYEYIRGQQTAADPRRQSELEALVREYLRAEPPTSAPLPAGPK; the protein is encoded by the coding sequence GTGAGACGACTCCTCGCCGCCGGACTGCTCGCCAGCGCGATGACCGCGACCCTGCCGCCGCCGGCGCTCGCCCAGGCCCAGGCGCAAACCCAGGGCCAGACCCAGGCGCTGAACCTGCAGGACGCCGACATCCGGGTGTTCATCCAGGACGTGGCGCGCGCCACCGGCCGGACCTTCATCATCGACCCTCGGGTGCAGGGAAAGGTCTCGGTGGCGAGCCAGGAGCCGCTGTCCCGGGCCGAGCTGTTCGACGTGCTGATGTCGACGCTGCGGGCCAATGGCCTGGTGGCGATCCCGGCGGGGTCGGGCGCCTACCGCATCGCGCCGGAAGAGGGCGCCGCCGCCCAGCCCGCGACGCTCGGCGCCGAGGCGGGCTACGGCTTTGCGACCCAGGTGTTCCGGCTGCGCAACCTGGACGCGGCGTCGGCGGCCGAGACCCTGAAGCCGCTGGTCGGCCGGCAGGGCGCGATCCAGGCCATCCCCCGCGGCAACATGCTGGTGGTGGCCGACTACGGCGACAACCTGCGCCGGATCCGCAGCCTGCTGTCGCAGATCGACCAGGACCGCGGGATCACCGAAACGGTGACGCTGAAATCCAGTTCGGCCCGCGAGATCGCCGGGGTGCTGAACGATCTCCTGAAGGCGCCGGGGGCGGATCCGGCGGCGCGCAACGGCGTCGTCTCGATCATCGTCGTGGACAGCAGCAACTCGATCATCCTGCGCGGCGAGCCGGACGCAGTGCGCCCGCTGCTGGCCCTGGTGGCCGACCTCGACCGGCGGGCCGAGAGCGCCGGCGACGTGCGCGTGGTGCAGCTCCAGCACGCCAACGCCGAGCAGCTCGTGCCCGTGCTGCAGCAGCTGGTCGGACAGACGCCCAGCCCGTCCGCCGGGCCCGCTGCGACCCGCCGCGGCGAGGCGCCGGCGTCCCCTGAGCCCGCGGCGACCCCCACGGCCGCCGGCCAGGCCCGGGCCAACATCGCGCGCTATCCCGGCGCCAACGCCATCGTCATCGCCGCCGACCCCGAGACCCAGCGGATGCTGGCCGAGGTGATCCGCCAGCTGGACGTGCGCCGTCGGCAGGTGCTGGTGGAGGCCATCGTCGTCGAGGTGTCGGACGAGGCGGCCAAGCGGCTGGGCGTGCAGTTCGCCCTGGCCGGGATCAACGGCTCGGCGATCCCGTTCACGGCCACCAGCTATTCCAACAGCGCCCCGAACCTGCCGGCGGTCATCGGGGCGGTGGCGGCCGAGAAGAATCTGCCGGACGACGATGCGACCAAGGCCCTGCTGCGGGACGCGGCCGTCCGCTCGCTGCTGGCGGCCAACGGCGCGCTGATCGGCGGCGGCGGCCAGATCGGCGACGACGCCCTGTTCGGCCTGGTGATCAACGCCGTGAAGTCCGACACGGCCTCGAACCTGCTCTCGACGCCGTCGGTGATGACCCTCGACAACCAGCCGGCGACGATTCTGGTGGGCCAGGAGGTGCCGATCACCACGGGCGAGAGCCTGGGCGCCAACAACGAGAACCCGTTCCGCACCATCGCCCGCCAGAACGTCGGCGTGCAGCTCGAGGTGACGCCCCAGATCAACGCGGGCGGGACGATCACCCTGTTCCTGCGCCAGGAGGTTTCGGCGGTGGCCGGGCCGATCAGCGCCAACTTCACCGAGCTGGTGCTGAACAAGCGCGAGATCGAGACCACCGTGAACGTCGACGACGGCGAGATCATCGTCCTGGGCGGCCTGCTCAGCCAGGACGAGCGCGCCTCGGTGGAGAAGACGCCGGTGCTGGGCGACATCCCCGGCCTGGGGGCGCTGTTCCGCGGCACCAACAAGGCGAAGACCAAGACCAACCTGATGGTCTTCATCCGGCCGAAGATCGTGGGCGACGCGGCGGGCGCGCGGGCCGTCACCGGGCCCAAGTACGAGTACATCCGCGGCCAGCAGACGGCCGCCGACCCGCGCCGCCAGAGCGAGCTGGAGGCCCTGGTGCGGGAGTACCTGCGGGCCGAGCCGCCGACCTCGGCGCCCCTGCCGGCGGGGCCGAAATGA
- the gspE gene encoding type II secretion system ATPase GspE: MTAVPRLAYAFAKTHGVLLLDLGETAVVGLREGADPLALVEARRALRAPLRVEPMGRAEFERRLSEAYAGEGLAAPADDFDLPGGLDSLADEIPAAADLLDAQDDAPVIRLINGLIAEAVRQGASDVHIEPFEAALVVRLRVDGVLKEVLSLSPRIAPLLVSRVKVMARLDIAEKRVPQDGRISLALGGRSLDVRVSTLPARAGERVVMRILDQDQARLGLEDLGMSPRALEVFRAALAEPNGVILVTGPTGSGKTTTLYAGLTLLNDATRNILTIEDPVEYAIQGLGQTQVNAKVGMTFAAGLRAILRQDPDVVMVGEIRDVETAQIAVQASLTGHLVLSTVHTNDAAGAITRLRDVGVEPFLLASTVRAIVAQRLVRRLCPDCRRPHAADAVTARRVGVARGHVLFRPGGCPACGNTGYVGRVGIYEALRVDERIRRLIAEDAGEDAIARAAFPGGGTLQAEARRYVAEGITSVEEAIRVSRQEGAEHAGV, from the coding sequence ATGACCGCCGTCCCGCGCCTGGCTTACGCCTTCGCCAAGACGCACGGCGTGCTGCTGCTCGACCTGGGCGAGACGGCCGTGGTGGGCCTGCGCGAAGGGGCCGATCCGCTCGCGCTGGTGGAGGCCCGGCGGGCCCTGCGCGCGCCGCTGCGGGTCGAGCCGATGGGGCGGGCCGAGTTCGAGCGGCGGCTCTCGGAAGCCTATGCGGGCGAAGGTCTGGCCGCGCCGGCCGACGACTTCGACCTGCCGGGCGGGCTGGACAGCCTGGCCGACGAGATCCCCGCCGCCGCCGACCTGCTGGACGCGCAGGACGATGCGCCCGTGATCCGGCTGATCAACGGCCTGATCGCCGAGGCGGTCCGCCAGGGCGCCTCGGACGTCCACATCGAGCCCTTCGAGGCCGCGCTGGTCGTGCGGCTGCGGGTGGATGGCGTGCTGAAGGAGGTGCTGAGCCTCTCCCCCCGGATCGCGCCCCTGCTGGTCAGCCGGGTGAAGGTGATGGCCAGGCTCGACATCGCCGAGAAGCGAGTCCCGCAGGACGGCCGCATCTCGCTGGCGCTGGGGGGCCGCTCGCTGGACGTGCGGGTCTCGACCCTGCCGGCGCGGGCGGGCGAGCGGGTGGTGATGCGCATCCTCGACCAGGACCAGGCGCGGCTGGGCCTGGAGGACCTGGGCATGTCGCCGCGGGCGCTGGAGGTGTTCCGCGCCGCGCTCGCCGAGCCCAACGGCGTGATCCTGGTCACCGGCCCGACCGGCTCGGGCAAGACCACGACGCTCTATGCCGGCCTGACGCTGCTGAACGACGCCACCCGCAACATCCTCACCATCGAGGACCCGGTGGAGTACGCGATCCAGGGCCTCGGCCAGACGCAGGTGAACGCCAAGGTCGGCATGACCTTCGCCGCCGGCCTGCGGGCCATCCTGCGGCAGGACCCGGACGTGGTCATGGTGGGCGAGATCCGCGACGTGGAGACGGCCCAGATCGCGGTGCAGGCCAGCCTCACCGGCCACCTGGTGCTGTCCACCGTCCACACCAACGACGCCGCGGGGGCGATCACCCGCCTGCGGGACGTGGGGGTCGAGCCGTTCCTGCTGGCCTCCACCGTCCGCGCCATCGTCGCCCAGCGGCTGGTGCGCCGGCTCTGCCCCGACTGCCGCCGGCCGCATGCGGCCGACGCGGTGACCGCCCGGCGGGTCGGGGTGGCGCGCGGCCATGTGCTGTTCCGCCCCGGGGGCTGCCCGGCGTGCGGGAACACCGGCTACGTCGGCCGGGTCGGGATCTACGAGGCGTTGCGCGTGGACGAGCGCATCCGCCGGCTGATCGCCGAGGACGCGGGCGAGGACGCCATCGCGCGGGCCGCGTTCCCGGGCGGCGGCACGCTGCAGGCCGAGGCCCGGCGCTACGTGGCCGAGGGGATCACCTCGGTCGAGGAGGCGATCCGGGTCAGCCGCCAGGAAGGCGCCGAGCATGCCGGCGTTTGA
- the gspF gene encoding type II secretion system inner membrane protein GspF translates to MPAFEYVALDGGGRARRGLVQAASERAARDQLQGRRLTPLKLAPAAERTGLRQRLLPDRVGPRQLALVTRQLATLIAVAPLEEALRTLALQAERPGVRRVLLATHAAVLEGYRLSDAMARQGEAFPRLYRAMVAAGESSGALPEILERLADLLERDEAARSRLLVALIYPMALAATALAVIAALIAFVVPKVVEQFDSMGQRLPWLTRAIIGLSDAVRDWGWLILVLAVLAAAGAVQALRRPDLRLRFDAALLKAPLLGRLIRDLHAARLARTLSTMIASGVPVLEGLLLTAPTVHNRAQRAAVAEMATVVREGGSLSGAMRRAGLFPPILVYMAASGENAGRVDVMLGRAAEYLEREFNAVVAVALSLLEPAIIIVMGLIVTVIVLSILLPILQINTLAYR, encoded by the coding sequence ATGCCGGCGTTTGAATATGTCGCCCTCGACGGCGGCGGGCGCGCCCGCCGCGGCCTCGTCCAGGCGGCCAGCGAGCGCGCGGCCCGCGACCAGCTTCAGGGCCGCAGGCTCACGCCCCTGAAGCTGGCCCCGGCGGCGGAGCGGACGGGCCTGCGCCAGCGGCTGCTGCCCGACCGGGTGGGGCCGCGCCAGCTCGCCCTCGTCACCCGCCAGCTCGCCACCCTGATCGCGGTCGCCCCGCTGGAAGAGGCCCTGCGGACCCTGGCCCTGCAGGCCGAGCGTCCGGGCGTCCGCCGCGTGCTGCTGGCCACCCACGCCGCCGTGCTGGAGGGCTATCGGCTGTCGGACGCGATGGCGCGCCAGGGCGAGGCGTTCCCCCGGCTCTACCGGGCGATGGTGGCGGCGGGCGAGAGCTCGGGCGCGCTGCCCGAGATCCTGGAGCGGCTGGCCGACCTGCTGGAGCGGGACGAGGCCGCGCGCAGCCGGCTGCTGGTCGCGCTGATCTATCCCATGGCGCTGGCCGCCACGGCGCTCGCGGTGATCGCCGCGCTGATCGCGTTCGTGGTGCCGAAGGTGGTCGAGCAGTTCGACAGCATGGGCCAGCGGCTGCCCTGGCTGACCCGGGCGATCATCGGCCTGTCGGACGCGGTGCGAGACTGGGGCTGGCTGATCCTGGTGCTGGCCGTGCTGGCGGCCGCCGGCGCCGTCCAGGCGCTGCGCCGGCCGGACCTGCGGCTGAGGTTCGACGCCGCGCTCCTGAAGGCGCCCCTCCTGGGGCGGCTGATCCGGGACCTGCACGCCGCCCGGCTCGCCCGCACGCTGTCGACCATGATCGCCAGCGGCGTGCCGGTGCTGGAGGGCCTGCTGCTGACCGCCCCCACCGTGCACAACCGCGCCCAGCGGGCGGCGGTGGCCGAGATGGCCACCGTCGTGCGCGAGGGCGGCAGCCTGTCGGGCGCCATGCGCAGGGCCGGGCTGTTCCCGCCGATCCTCGTCTACATGGCCGCCAGCGGCGAGAACGCCGGCCGGGTGGACGTCATGCTGGGCCGCGCCGCCGAGTACCTGGAGCGCGAGTTCAACGCCGTGGTCGCCGTGGCGCTGAGCCTGCTCGAGCCGGCCATCATCATCGTCATGGGCCTGATCGTGACCGTGATCGTGCTCTCGATCCTCCTGCCCATCCTGCAGATCAACACCCTCGCCTACCGCTGA
- the gspG gene encoding type II secretion system major pseudopilin GspG encodes MTDSVQDQTRPRPRRRRAEAGFTLVEVMVVIVIIGLLATVVMINVLPSQDRAMKEKARADVAVLEQAVETFRLENLSFPTSEQGLQALVSPPPGLSRPDRYRDGGYVRRLPQDPWGNPYQYRYPGEHGRFDVWSFGADGRQGGEGDDADIGNWS; translated from the coding sequence ATGACCGACTCCGTCCAGGACCAGACCCGCCCGCGCCCGCGCCGCCGCCGCGCCGAGGCCGGCTTCACCCTCGTCGAGGTGATGGTGGTGATCGTCATCATCGGCCTGCTGGCCACGGTGGTGATGATCAACGTCCTGCCCAGCCAGGACCGGGCCATGAAGGAGAAGGCCCGCGCCGACGTGGCCGTGCTGGAGCAGGCGGTGGAGACCTTCCGGCTGGAGAACCTCTCGTTCCCGACGAGCGAGCAGGGCCTGCAGGCGCTGGTCAGCCCGCCGCCGGGCCTGTCGCGTCCGGACCGCTACCGCGACGGCGGCTACGTGCGCCGCCTGCCGCAGGACCCCTGGGGCAACCCCTACCAGTACCGCTATCCCGGCGAGCACGGACGCTTCGACGTCTGGTCGTTCGGGGCCGACGGCCGACAGGGCGGCGAGGGCGATGACGCCGACATCGGCAACTGGAGCTAG
- a CDS encoding GspH/FimT family pseudopilin: protein MTPTSATGARRPGHLRAERGFSLVEMMVALAVLGLLTGAILMTLPDPGPRLSDEAERLAARLEHAREEALATNRPVEVAIAPDGYRFRVLRKGAWTALDEGPFAPRAWPEGLTVSVAAADGREAVRFDVTGAAGPTEIRLSNGTRSVRVVVDAAGESQIHAGAR, encoded by the coding sequence ATGACGCCGACATCGGCAACTGGAGCTAGGCGGCCAGGCCACCTCCGGGCCGAGCGCGGCTTCTCGCTGGTCGAGATGATGGTCGCGCTGGCGGTCCTGGGGCTGCTCACGGGGGCGATCCTGATGACCCTGCCCGATCCCGGCCCCCGCCTGTCCGACGAGGCCGAGCGCCTGGCCGCGCGGCTGGAGCACGCCCGCGAGGAGGCGCTGGCGACCAACCGTCCGGTGGAGGTGGCGATCGCGCCCGACGGCTACCGCTTCCGGGTGCTGCGCAAGGGCGCCTGGACGGCGCTGGACGAGGGGCCGTTCGCGCCCCGGGCATGGCCCGAAGGGCTGACCGTCAGCGTGGCGGCGGCGGATGGCCGCGAGGCTGTCCGCTTCGACGTCACCGGCGCGGCCGGGCCCACCGAGATCCGACTGTCGAACGGGACGCGCAGCGTGCGCGTCGTGGTGGACGCTGCGGGCGAGAGCCAGATCCATGCCGGCGCGCGCTGA
- the gspI gene encoding type II secretion system minor pseudopilin GspI: protein MPARAEQGFTLLEMLVAMAVLSLGALALLNLAGENTRTAGALEQRFFASVVAENRAVEALTAPAPPALGEERGADRAGRETWRWTRRVSAAGEGMLRVDVRVAGPGDRTAGEVTAFRGPP, encoded by the coding sequence ATGCCGGCGCGCGCTGAACAGGGCTTCACCCTGCTGGAGATGCTGGTCGCCATGGCGGTGCTGAGCCTCGGCGCGCTCGCCCTGCTGAACCTCGCCGGGGAGAACACGCGGACGGCGGGGGCGCTGGAGCAGCGCTTCTTCGCCTCTGTGGTGGCCGAGAACCGGGCCGTCGAGGCCCTGACGGCGCCCGCCCCGCCGGCGCTGGGCGAGGAGCGCGGGGCCGACCGGGCGGGACGCGAGACCTGGCGCTGGACACGGCGGGTGAGCGCGGCGGGGGAGGGGATGCTGCGGGTGGACGTCCGCGTCGCAGGTCCCGGCGACCGCACGGCGGGCGAGGTCACCGCCTTCCGGGGGCCGCCATGA
- the gspJ gene encoding type II secretion system minor pseudopilin GspJ encodes MKGFTLVEMMVALLIFGLVAAAGVAIMRFSVDNQQVVRAHTHRLAELQRARAMLKADLAQAAQRPVRDAAGRPALRSFSGGEQRTGGPLLALVRRGWDNPDADPRASLQTVEYRLNGGRLERRARPALDGAELGPPQVLLSGVRDARVAFLVRGQWIEALPNGPRQPLPQAVRLDLTLEDYGELSQLFLVTGEPA; translated from the coding sequence ATGAAGGGCTTCACCCTTGTCGAGATGATGGTCGCGCTGCTGATCTTCGGCCTGGTCGCGGCGGCGGGCGTCGCGATCATGCGTTTCAGCGTCGACAACCAGCAGGTCGTCCGCGCCCACACGCACCGGCTGGCCGAGCTGCAGCGCGCGCGGGCGATGCTGAAGGCCGACCTCGCCCAGGCGGCGCAGCGGCCGGTGCGCGATGCGGCCGGCCGGCCGGCCCTGCGCAGCTTCTCGGGCGGCGAGCAGCGGACGGGCGGGCCCCTCCTGGCGCTGGTCCGGCGCGGCTGGGACAATCCCGACGCCGATCCGCGCGCCTCGCTGCAGACGGTCGAGTACCGGCTGAACGGCGGCCGGCTGGAACGCCGCGCGCGGCCGGCCCTGGACGGCGCCGAGCTCGGCCCGCCGCAGGTCCTGCTGAGCGGGGTGCGGGACGCCCGGGTGGCGTTCCTCGTCCGCGGACAGTGGATCGAGGCCCTGCCGAACGGGCCGCGCCAGCCGCTGCCCCAGGCGGTGCGCCTGGACCTGACGCTGGAGGACTACGGCGAGCTCTCGCAGCTCTTCCTGGTGACGGGAGAGCCGGCATGA